The genomic interval AATTAAAAAGGACATGTACCAAAATAACTTTTTATAAAACTTACAAACAGTATGAAGAGGAAATTTAGTAATTCTCGGAATATGTTTGTAAGTTTTATTATTATATTTTGATACAGCCCCTTTTAGTTAAATATATTAATTTGTTTTCTCTTCAGTTTTCTTTTGGTAAGGGTAGACAAGTCTGTTAATTATAATAGCTATTATTACCCCAATAAATGTATCTAGGATTCTATTAAAAGCATAGTCATATGAGCCAACACCCTTTAAGTTTGTCATTATGGCAAAAACAACTATACATGCACTATTTATTGCTCCTTTACAATTAAATAAAATACATAAAAAAATGGCTATAGTTGTACCTATGGCTGTTAAAAGAGCATAAACAATAAAGTGTTGAATACTTAATACATTAAATATGGCTGTTAATAATAAACCAACAATAGCACCTAAAAAGGTACCAAGCATTCTGTTTTTTCCCATTTTATATGAATTTTCAACTGTATCTTGCATGCACATCATTGCTGCAATACAAGCAAAAAAGGCACTAGAACGGCCTAATAGTTCAAATACTATAATGCATATAAATACTGAAAGAGAAGTTTTAAGGTTTCTAGCACCTATAGTTTGCAGGTTAAATTTAAACAAATATTTCCCTCCTAAATCATATTAGTTTTTTACATTAGTTCTTTTTATTTTCTTCTAGATTTTTTATATCATCTTTAACTTCTTTTTCAAGTCTAGAGATTTTTTCTTCTATATTTTCTAAATCTTTTTTTACCTTATTTTCATATTTATATATGTAGTTATTTATTAATAGAGCAATTATTATACCTATAAAAGTATCTATAATTCTATCAATTGCATAGGCATATGGAGCTTTACCATGTAAGTTTGTCATAATTGCTATTAATACTATACATGCTATAGAAACAGACCCTTTTCTGTTAAAAACATTAAGTAGATAAATGGTTATAACTATTCCAATCCCTGTTATTATTCCTGAGAATCTTGTAAGGTTAAAGTTTAAAGCTATAAAAGTTAAAGCTAAGCCAACAAGTCCACCAGTTATTGTACCAATCATTCTGCTTTTTCCCATTTTATATGAGTTTTCAACAGTATCTTTCATACAGATTACAGCGGCTATACAAGCATAAAAAGGATATTGTCTGTGTATTAGCTCAAAAAATCCTATGCATAAAGTTACAGCCAAAGCTGTCTTTAAGTTTCTTGCACCTATTTTAGGTAGGGCTAAACCTTTCATTTAAATAATACCTCCCAAACAATTTATATA from Clostridium perfringens carries:
- a CDS encoding FUSC family protein, whose amino-acid sequence is MFKFNLQTIGARNLKTSLSVFICIIVFELLGRSSAFFACIAAMMCMQDTVENSYKMGKNRMLGTFLGAIVGLLLTAIFNVLSIQHFIVYALLTAIGTTIAIFLCILFNCKGAINSACIVVFAIMTNLKGVGSYDYAFNRILDTFIGVIIAIIINRLVYPYQKKTEEKTN
- a CDS encoding FUSC family protein; translated protein: MKGLALPKIGARNLKTALAVTLCIGFFELIHRQYPFYACIAAVICMKDTVENSYKMGKSRMIGTITGGLVGLALTFIALNFNLTRFSGIITGIGIVITIYLLNVFNRKGSVSIACIVLIAIMTNLHGKAPYAYAIDRIIDTFIGIIIALLINNYIYKYENKVKKDLENIEEKISRLEKEVKDDIKNLEENKKN